The following are from one region of the Gloeomargarita lithophora Alchichica-D10 genome:
- the nuoK gene encoding NADH-quinone oxidoreductase subunit NuoK has product MVLQLDYFLLLAAALFCIGIYGLVTSRNAVRVLMSVELMLNAVNLNFLAFANYLDPAEIKGQVFAVFVITVAAAEAAVGLAIVLAIYRNRDTIDMERFNLLKW; this is encoded by the coding sequence ATGGTTCTGCAACTCGATTATTTTCTGTTGTTGGCAGCGGCACTATTCTGCATTGGCATCTACGGTTTGGTGACCAGTCGCAATGCGGTGCGGGTGCTGATGTCCGTGGAACTCATGCTCAATGCGGTGAATTTGAATTTTCTCGCCTTCGCCAACTACCTCGACCCCGCCGAAATCAAGGGGCAGGTCTTTGCCGTATTTGTGATTACGGTGGCCGCCGCCGAAGCCGCCGTGGGGCTGGCGATTGTCCTGGCGATTTACCGCAACCGGGATACCATTGATATGGAGCGCTTTAATCTATTGAAGTGGTAA
- a CDS encoding response regulator transcription factor, which produces MLLIPNQQLRLLLGWHLQQAGYRVTLLGELAQGYTVTGVGVLLVLDLDWPQTWDEGLQLAVWFSRQPLGLMLMISARNQETDIVAGLQAGADDYLVKPFGLAQFVARVQALARRWQKGQTVLQSGALTLDLLARRGFCQGQELPLTPHEFHLLALLTQAQGEVVSRQMLQEQVWGATAGRTLDTHILGLRKKLPPALQITTVHRLGYRLVVTPATRRC; this is translated from the coding sequence GTGCTACTGATTCCGAACCAGCAGTTGCGGCTGTTGTTGGGCTGGCACCTGCAACAGGCGGGCTATCGGGTGACATTGTTGGGGGAATTGGCGCAGGGCTACACCGTGACGGGGGTGGGGGTCTTGCTGGTCTTGGATTTGGACTGGCCGCAGACCTGGGATGAGGGGTTACAGTTGGCAGTCTGGTTTAGCCGCCAGCCGTTGGGGTTGATGTTAATGATTTCCGCTCGCAATCAGGAAACGGACATCGTGGCCGGACTCCAGGCTGGGGCGGATGATTATTTGGTGAAGCCCTTTGGGTTGGCGCAGTTTGTGGCGCGGGTGCAGGCGTTGGCTCGCCGCTGGCAAAAGGGGCAGACGGTGTTGCAATCCGGGGCATTGACCTTGGATTTATTGGCACGCCGGGGGTTTTGCCAGGGGCAGGAATTGCCGCTTACCCCCCACGAGTTTCACCTGCTGGCATTATTAACCCAGGCGCAGGGCGAGGTGGTGTCCCGGCAAATGTTGCAGGAGCAGGTGTGGGGGGCAACTGCGGGGCGCACCCTGGATACCCATATTTTGGGGTTACGGAAAAAATTACCCCCAGCATTACAAATTACCACCGTGCATCGCTTGGGTTATCGGTTGGTGGTTACCCCTGCCACCCGACGTTGTTAA